The window GTGAGTTCCCCGATGACTGCACAGGAACTGTCCACAGAGTGTGACATCCCCCTGTCGACGACCTACCGGAAACTGGAACGCCTCTCGGAGGCACACCTGGTCGAAGAGACGCTCCAGTTACGCACGAACGGGACGCATACCCACCAGTACCGGTCGGACGTCGACTCGGTCACCGTCTCGTTGGGCGCAGAGACTGGCCTCGAAGTCGCCATTCCGGAGGGCTACTGATGGGTTCTGAATCCGCACACACGCCCGACAAAGACACCGAAGTTCCGGGTCGACCCTCTCTCACGTCGCGCGTCGTGACTGGTAACGATGGCCGCGAAGAGTGTACGATTCACCCAACAGGCGCGACACCAGAAGAACTCCTCACGGTGTGGGTGAGCGCCCGCAGCGATTCGTTCGTCGACTTAGACGAGATTCGCTGAGTCCGCTTCGACGCCGGTCGTTTTGTCACTCGACGACGGTGAGAGTCACCAGTCTTCCCGTCGTTGTGGGTGCGGTTCGTCGAGCGCCATGAGATACTCTTCGAGGAGCGTCGGGAAGGCACGTCCGCGGAGGTTCCGGAGGCCGAAGTCGGCGGCCCAACTGATGATTCCCGTGTCCTCGGTCACCACGCCGGCATTCAGTTCCCGCGCGAGGATGAGGAGGTCGAAGTCTTCCCGCGAGTCGAGGACACCCTGTCTGAGCGCACCGCGGTAGTCCTCTCGGAGGTCGGAGATGACTTTGTCAACGTCGGACATCTTCGACGCACCGTCGGACCGGAGTTTGCTCTCTTCGGCTTTCCGGACGGCCTTCTCGGAGACGCGAAGTCCCCGGTTGACGCGGTCAGACATCTCGTCGATGAACCGGTAGACGATTTCGGCGGGGATGTACACCTCGTAGCGGTCGGGGTGTTTCTTGATGACCCACGTATCGAGTTTGCCGAGGAGTTCTTCCGAGACGCCGCGTTCCCGGAGGATGTGTTCCAGTTCCGACGCGATAGACGGCGGCATGTAACACGAGATGTTCAAATCCAGACGCGCGGCGGCAATCGTGTCGAGCAATCGTGCGACTGCCTCTTCGAACGTCTCGTCGTCGTCACGAATCTCCTCCGAGAGAAAAAGGGAGGTATCGAGCACGAACCGTTGTTTTAGCGGGTACTCGGCCATCGTTCGGACTTTCGCACTCACAGACTATGACCCTTCCCCGTCTTTCAGGTCGTTTCGACCCAGAAACGTAGCATTCATCTGTCTCTTCTGGAGGTCCCCACCGTCCCTGCCCAAAACGACTTGCAACGACTCAGAACAGCGGTTCGAGTCTGTCGTCGCCTGTGTCGACGAGTTCTTCGAGCGAGGCCGCACTCGACTGCCGCTTGGCGAGCATATCGCGTTGTGTCTCGATGGCGACTGCCTGCAGTTCCTTCACGCGCGGAACGTCGTAGACGCCGGACAGGAGCGTGACGGCGGCCACGTAGTTCGATTCGACGGGGTAGTCACCGCCGCGAATCTCCATCGTCCCGGTCTCTTCTTCGAGCCACGTCCGAGCGCGTTCGATTCCGCGGCGCGAGAGGACGTCCGGCGGGCCGGCGACGACGACGAGTCCACGCTCGGTCCCTGCAATCTCACACGGGAGGGTGAGACGGCCGAGGGCGGCACGTCGAACGAGACTCGTGATGCGGTTCATCGACTCACCGTCGTCCTCAGTGACGTGCGACCCGTTCGAGAGGCGAGCGAGGAACCCTTTCTTGGGTCTGTCGAGTTCGGCCGAGGCGTATCCGATGGTCGAGATGCCACCGGACGCGAGCGTGTTGATTATCTCGGACGCGTCGACGACAGACTCGGCGACGACACTCGACCCATCGGTTTCGCCGGCGCTGAAGAGGATACCCAACCGACGAGCGAGTTCCGTGTTGATGTCGCTGTAGCCCGATTCGAGCGACTCACCGGTTCGACGCCACGCTTCGTTGTCGAAGAGGATGAGGTTGTCAACTTCGTTGACGAACGTCTGGAGCGACCGGGCGGCGTTCAGGGTGTAGATGCCGCCTTCGTTCCTCGCCGGGAGGATACCCAGACCGTAGACCGGTTCGGTGTAGATGTGCTTGAGTTCGCGAGCGACGACGGGCGCTCCTCCCGACCCGGTTCCGCCGCCGAGGCCGGCGACGACGAGGAAGGCGTCTATCTCGTGGACTGGCAGGTCGTCGACTATCGAGAGGATGTCTCCGACGTCCTCTGCTGTGACCTCTGCGCCGAGTTCGTTGTCTGCGCCGACGCCGTGGCCTTTCACGCGCGACGTGCCCACGAGGACCTGATGGTCCTTCCGGACGAACTTCAGGCCCATCAGGTCGGCACGTGCCGTATTGACTGCAATCGCGTCGACGATGTAGCCACTTCGCGTCCGCCGGTCGTAATCGATGAGGGCGTCGACGACTTTTCCACCTGCCTGTCCGACCCCGATGAGTGCGAGTTTCATGTCCGATATCCTCTCAGAAATCGAACTAGTAAACGCACGCTCACGTATTGAATATGTAGTGCGTAGTGACTGTCAGCGACAGGCTAACCTCTGTCGAGTCTGGCGAGTAGGGCTGTGTGACGAGGACAGAGGGAAAATCGTGGTACAGCGTCGGGTCAGTCTCCGAACGCTTCGCACGCCAACTCGCCGACGACCGAGAGCAACTCGCTCGGTTCGACGACGTGGCCGTGTTCACGGAGGCGTTCGTAGACGGCGCACCCGTCGTCGCCGGCGTAGTTTCGCTCCGAGAAGGGACGTTCTTCGACGAGGACGAGGTACTCCGCCGCCGCCGCCGCTTCGAGGTTCGGGAGGTTCCCTTCCCCGACTTCGACGTCGGCGACGACGGTCACGTCGGCCGCCTCGATACGCGATTCGACGGCGGACCGTGCTGCACCGTCGACGGGTGCGTACGGTGGGACGGTTACGAGGTCCGCACCGACCCGTCGTGCCGCTTCGGCGTCGGTGTCGCCCTCGTTGAGTGCGCCGGTGGTGAGTGCGTACCCTGCCGCAGAGAGGACGTGAAGGGCGCGTGCGGCGGTTCCGCCGCCACCGACGACGTGGACGCGCCCCGTCGCATCTGCCGACGAGGAAGAAGATGGGAGGGCCGTGACGTACACAGACCCGGTGACGGGGTGTCGAGAGACGACTGCTTCGGCGTCGAAAGCGTCTCGAAGGTTCGATTCGGAGAGGACCGTCGTGGGGTCGCCGGCCGAGAGGATTCGCCCGTCTGCCACGAGTATCAGGGCGTCGCAGTAGTGGGCCGCGAGGTTCAGGTCGTGAATCGCGGCAATCGCCGTCGTTCCGTCGCCGACGAGTTCGTCGACGAGTTCGAGCGTCCGAACCTGATGGTTGATGTCGAGACTGGCGGTCGGTTCGTCGAGGAGGA is drawn from Haloferax litoreum and contains these coding sequences:
- a CDS encoding DUF7511 domain-containing protein is translated as MGSESAHTPDKDTEVPGRPSLTSRVVTGNDGREECTIHPTGATPEELLTVWVSARSDSFVDLDEIR
- a CDS encoding ArsR/SmtB family transcription factor: MQTGLTRNPLEPASPEARAEQVLDALSDRACRRILTTLQGVSSPMTAQELSTECDIPLSTTYRKLERLSEAHLVEETLQLRTNGTHTHQYRSDVDSVTVSLGAETGLEVAIPEGY
- a CDS encoding RNA ligase partner protein — encoded protein: MAEYPLKQRFVLDTSLFLSEEIRDDDETFEEAVARLLDTIAAARLDLNISCYMPPSIASELEHILRERGVSEELLGKLDTWVIKKHPDRYEVYIPAEIVYRFIDEMSDRVNRGLRVSEKAVRKAEESKLRSDGASKMSDVDKVISDLREDYRGALRQGVLDSREDFDLLILARELNAGVVTEDTGIISWAADFGLRNLRGRAFPTLLEEYLMALDEPHPQRREDW
- a CDS encoding tubulin/FtsZ family protein, encoding MKLALIGVGQAGGKVVDALIDYDRRTRSGYIVDAIAVNTARADLMGLKFVRKDHQVLVGTSRVKGHGVGADNELGAEVTAEDVGDILSIVDDLPVHEIDAFLVVAGLGGGTGSGGAPVVARELKHIYTEPVYGLGILPARNEGGIYTLNAARSLQTFVNEVDNLILFDNEAWRRTGESLESGYSDINTELARRLGILFSAGETDGSSVVAESVVDASEIINTLASGGISTIGYASAELDRPKKGFLARLSNGSHVTEDDGESMNRITSLVRRAALGRLTLPCEIAGTERGLVVVAGPPDVLSRRGIERARTWLEEETGTMEIRGGDYPVESNYVAAVTLLSGVYDVPRVKELQAVAIETQRDMLAKRQSSAASLEELVDTGDDRLEPLF
- a CDS encoding ATP-binding cassette domain-containing protein, with the protein product MSGQRPDSSADASDPFSASDPAVELDDVSVSLGGQRILDGISADVGELRSSGHQTESGDGDDGTFVGLIGPNGAGKTTLLRTLNGALTPDSGTVRVGGEDIHAVSSKAASRLVATVPQTTSVTFDFPVREVVRMGRTPHRGRFDGWSEADEEAVEAAMRRTSVESLADRPVTEISGGERQRVLIARALAQETPVLLLDEPTASLDINHQVRTLELVDELVGDGTTAIAAIHDLNLAAHYCDALILVADGRILSAGDPTTVLSESNLRDAFDAEAVVSRHPVTGSVYVTALPSSSSSADATGRVHVVGGGGTAARALHVLSAAGYALTTGALNEGDTDAEAARRVGADLVTVPPYAPVDGAARSAVESRIEAADVTVVADVEVGEGNLPNLEAAAAAEYLVLVEERPFSERNYAGDDGCAVYERLREHGHVVEPSELLSVVGELACEAFGD